taaaattaaaaaatattttgaaattaaaataatatagttttagaagaaaaaaaattatacactTGGTTGATCAAGTAACACATGGGTCAACTCAACAACCCAAAGACCGGGCTCTAAACTAAATCAAATCTGTACCAAATCTAACAATTATAATCTCGATTACATGATTTATTAAATTGACAAGAACCGCTTATcctattttttcagaaaaaaggTCATGTGTGACCAAGGATTTAAGATTAACAAGCTATTCGGGGATAGAACTTGAACTTATTATGATCTCTTCGTATCTTAAAGCAATATTTGTTTACCACTTGTggtgaattttaattttttttttttttttttttttttatgaatcacTTGTGGTGATCCTATGGAATAATTCACTGACAAACCATGAGGAGTATTCCTCAAGTCTCTCACCATGATTATATATCCTCCAACCCATTCTCAAATCATATTCTCCATTTTTCAACTCAAGTAACCAAATCAACATCACGATCTCCACAAAAATGGACAAAATGGAGTCTCGAGGTGAAGTCCATGAACCCCTTTTACGCTCAATCCCAGAACCCGAACCAATTTCTCACTATCACCAATTTCCAGGCTTGAAAATGTCGACACCAACTTAGGCTACTTCAAGCGCCTCGGTTGGCATCCTGGATTGAACTTAAGATCCTTCTCCGATATTAGCTGCACCTGCTGTTTTGGTTTACTTGATCAACAACCCATGTCCTTGTCCACCAGAATCTTCGCTGGCCACCTCGGCCATCTTGAGCTTGCTGCTGCCTCTCTTGGCAATGTGGTGTCCAATTCTTAGCCTATGGCCTCATGGTAATTTCGCAAAGCCAATTTGATCTTACTTGATGAACCAACAACCGTAGCGTCAGCAGCGCAGCTGTCTTTGTATATGGTCTCATACCCAAATTTTGCTTACGCTGTGAATTTTCCTATACAAAAATTCCTTCAAGCACAAAGTGCTGTGACCTCATGTGCCATGATATCAGCAACTGCACTTGTCTTTCCCCTAGTGTTAACCGGGCTTGCATCACTGCCTGTCATGGTGGATTATAGTGGCTGCTCAATTTGTGTTTATAGTGATGAGTAGGCGGTGCAAGAGCACATGGACTGGCTTTACCTGCCAAGCTTTTACTGGGCTGTGGATTTTCTGAAATTATCTTCTGCGTCAGCTGTAATGCTTTGCTTGGAGACCTGATAATTGATTCcgacaaattatatatatataagaaaacacAAACATGTTTAATTATAGCTAGAAGCAGGaatgaaaaagtaaaataatttttttataattttgaagtgaatttatatgaaatatatctCTGCCTTTTTTGTATGAGATACCAAACAAAGCCAAATGCGACGCAACACAGTCATCACCACAGTTAATTTTGTTGTGTGTAAAAGAAAATGGTCAAATgacttatatatattatattgtacAATATGTCAATAATGGGGTTATTCTTCATGGTGTCAGTGGGTTTCAATGAAGCTGCAAGGTTACTCCTTTTACTTTAACTCTCTAATTTCCataattatttctaatattttgttattaaatgaGTTACTCAAGTTAATtaatatcgttttaatattaaaaaaaaaaaacaacaataacttttgaaaaaaaatatcaaaacaagttttgattgGATCAGAAATTGGCAAGTAAAgctaacaaatttattttccacctaatttattttaaagaggtcAGGTATTATGTATCTATTGACTCAGGCCGAGCAAGGCTTAATAAGCAAGATGATTTGTATTGGAAAAAGAAGCGGAGATTGTACTTTCTTAGAAAACATCACCACTACGCAAGTCCTGCATCAACACCATTGTCATCAgcccaaaaacaaacaaaacgtTGATGCTCTCCTGAACCTGCTCTGTGTAATAATAGTTTTCTGCGTTGATGATACAACGTAGGATTGACAGATGTGGCGGGATATCATCAAGCATTCATAGCAACAAGTAATTATCGATAGAAAGAGGATACATGCCATGCCCATTAACACAATGGTAACCAAAATATAAGTCTATGGTGTGGCCAACTGGCCATAGCATCTTGTGATATGTCTGTCAATTGATTGCTACAGTAAACAAAAATCAAGTGCAACTGGTGTTCTTTAGTTGACTAGTTGATATGAATCCAGCAACTTTGACAAGCATGTGCATGGCATGAATGCtggaaataatttttctcaatGATGAAGTTCCTGATTGTATAGATGTTCCAATTTCAGGTGGAGAAGGCAAAGTCATCTGGACAAATGGGAAGATAATTGATTTTCTGAAACTTAACATCGATGCTGTTCAGTTTCATCTCATCCCATCTGCTCGCCAAACACAGATGCAACTCTAGCTATACATGCCTAGCATCATCATCCtagttcaaaaaaaaactaaattcattgGTTCTACTAGAGGAAACATTATTGCAGACTTAGTGCAGGAATCAGTTTATCAAGATTGTTGTgaataaagattttaatattttttttctcctatttcTCTCTCCACCTTATAGTTTATTGGTAATTATAGCTTGAGCAGCGTAGAATTTTTCAACAAGCATTACCGTCTTTACACAAAGCATAAGTAtctatcaaaatcaaatatgtaAATTCTCATTTCATCATGCAAAAAAGGTAACACAATTGAGTTGGGTAAAACACATAAGAATATATGCATGATGACCACAGCATATCCTTCCTGGATATTACATTTTTGTCAAAGaaattttcctctctctttttttgtatgGATAAGTACTGAACCTACAGCCCACCTCAGTCTCAAAGCATCTTTCAACCCTACCAGAGAACCAATGTTGCATGACGGCAAAAGAATCTTAGCAAGCAACGGGATATGCAAATACAAATCTCACTTTCAAGCAAAATTAATGAACCATTCTTGTGAAATATGTAACAAGCTGATCAGCCGATAAAATGGACCTAGTTCAGGATAAATATTCTGGTTGTTTTTCTGCTGTTGCTGATTGATGACATAAAACAACCGCGTATAACAGCATCAATCTAACTCCCCGTCATCTGGTTTGTCTATGTGATCCGAATCATCTGTTCTTGGGAGagattttgttatatatttgcaggtcctgaaacaaaaaaacccatcagcttctgtgaagaaattaaaaggagTAATCATCTAAAAGATAAGAAGCAACAGTCAAGAAACTGAGAAGAAAACACTACTACGATGAAGTTGAAATCCTTGGAGAATAGAATCTTATCAAATCTACATACACTTATAttagtgaataaataaaattttcaaatccatCATTCAATGTGTATGGGTGTGTCATAAACCTATGTGTTGATATCGATCCCTTTGACAATGAGAGAGACCCAAAAACATTGTCTCCGTACAGatccaaccttttttttttttttcatagtacaCCCAAAATCTGTTTTGCTTGAGTACTCGAAACTCAGACCATGAATGTGAGTGAAATATTGCACAGCGATTTAGCTAGAAGCTTTCAATCATCACTTGATGCACAACATGCTGTCATATTTTTGTCCTCGTGATGATTTGACAAGATCAATCTTCAAAGCAGTGTCCACAAGAGATCAAATCAACAAGCAAAAATGTTCAACACATTATGCTATTTAGATATTGAATATAAACTACTCTATAGCAAAGGACACTGAAAGTAAAGTAAACTAGATAATTTGGTTCTACTGCAGAGATAAATGTTGCCAGTCTAAGGATGTGAGAACAGTACGCATCAAAACCCTCTGCTTTTCTCTTGATTTCGCATGACCACAGCACTGGATCAACATTTTTTGGTAATGAGTCCTGCTGTTGAGTTTTCTCTTGCAGCCAATTTTCAGCCTTGTTGCACTCATCTATAACCTGAAAAATGGGGGAAATGTCAAAAGAGTAGATTTGGTGACTGATCACCAAAATCTCTACTGCCACCCTATTACAGGACAAGGATCATACCGCATCCCTCTCACCAGCTGTAAGTGACCCAGCATTCATTCGATAATCCGCGATGCAACTTAGGAGATCCTTTCTTGCTTTTTCTCTGGCCTCGTCTTCTTTATATCGAATTTCAATAGGATCAACAagctattaaatatttaaaatttatcagtTGTTTCCATCAAGCAATAAATTATGGTGAATCCAAAAGATAATACTAGTCAAAGTACCTTTCTAAGATCCTCTAACttttgattataaatattttctgaTTCATCATCAGGTTCATCTTCGTAAAGCCACTCCTCTGTCTTTTCAAGATTTATAGAGATCTCATTCCTTTCTGACTCGGTGGCAAAGCTCTGGTACTTACTGAAAATCTATTCATATTACCGAGTTATTCCATCATGCAACTCATGAGGGGAAAAAGGGTGAAGCATTATCTAAAGGCTCACTGTTAATGAACTTAACTACGGCCTAATAAAGAACATATAAGAATATAGAATCAAGGAAAGATGGgcctaatttaaaataaaaattcttaacaGTCCTCACAGCAATATTTTCTGCAATGTCCTATTAAATAGAGTTTTAGAGACAAAACACAAGCAAGCTAGCAATTTCTGCATGCACATTCACttctacaagaaaaaatataacagaAAAGAGAACGCAACTTTTTTGTGTGTGCAcgcacgtgtgtgtgtgtgagagagggagagagagggagagggagagagagggagagagggagagagagtacTAACCCTAGTAAGTGATTGCAGCTATTACCATAACTATGACATCTtacatgtgaaataaaaaattaaaaatgaaagtgTATATAATAGAAAATCCGTTACATGGAAACGGAAAGCAGTGAATGCTCTTAAAGTAAAATTATCAAGGTGCCCTGTGCATGCTCCAATAAAGCCAAGCCTAAACATGTGAAACTCAAGAGGGAAAGCCCAAGCAATCTTTTGCCAAGCCTTCCATCATCAAAGCAAGCCAAAGAGCATGCACCAAATTAACCTTTTAGTTCACATTTTGTATAAAgaatgaaagaataaaataagaacATCTACTAACTTTATAGTGCATTCCACAAAGACATTGGACAGCCAAGATGGCATGGATTCTGCATGCCAATTTAGAAGCTGATAACAAAAGGTTAGCTCTGGGAAGAGGGAACTTGACATGAAGCTATATACCTTATCTCGCATCTCATAGACATAGGACTCCAAAgcatttttcttgtcttttatccgCTCCATCTTCAAGTCCTGTTGTGCCAACTGAAGCTCTATCTTCTCAGCCTCTGAGAGCTCAGCCTTTGTCATTCCTCCATAGACTTCCTCACTGACTGGAATTTCAAgccttttgaaaatttttcctttcctaatttcatccttcacaGAGAAAGTGGATCCAACATCAATATTTTCCAGCCGAAAGCACTTTTTTGAATTCATGACACCCTCAATTTGTAGTATTGCAAAATCTAAATGATATGGCTGCCAAGAATATATGACAACAGCAGTCCAGAAAAGGATAGCAAAAATCAGGCATCATTTGTCAGTTTTTAGTACAAAGCCAGGAAATATAAATCTGATATAAAACTAATATTAGAATTgaatatctttttcttcttttttcattattgcAATCTTTTCAGATACGTTAAGCCAAAAGAATAGCAGCTAAAAATTAGAGTATAAAATCATGCATATGATTGGCAATTGAACCAACACATACCGCAGGTATGGATGAAGGTGCTGACTGTGCGACATTAGTAACTTCAGCACCATTTTGTTCAACAGAAGGTGAATGGTCGGATTTGGCCACCATATTTTCTGAAGTAACATTTGTAACTTCAGCACCATCCTCAATTTGCTAATGCATTAAAGGAGGACACTCATTTAGTAGGGGTgtaactaaaaaatcaaataagtcaAAATGCTTGCAGAATTTGTCAAGATACACTTACCATGAATGCCTCTATGTTTACTATTCCATGGAGGTTTAACTGAACTCTAACCTTAACTTTCACCATTTCCAATTGATAAACTGGAAAAGGCCCAATCTACAGAAGCATTAACAGAAAATTTAAGcacaaaatgaacaaaatgtCAATCAAAACAGTAAGAACAGTCAAGTTTAGAAGATTTGCATATATCTGTGAAGAGAAGCATGTCTATTCTTGATTGTTGCTCGCTATCCTTACCATAAAACTGCTGATTTGTGATGCTATGCCAAAAGGCAGTTCATTCGGATCAGCATAGAAGGCTTCCATCTGAAACATATTATTTCTGTGAAGAGCAAGTATCTTAAGACTTGGGAAAGCCTGGCCTTTTGGGAAAAGCGTGCTATTTGGCAATGTGCAAATTGGAACTTTATCTGATGAGAGTCCAATGGAGAAAGGAAATGAATCTTGAACCTGATAGTGGCAACATTGAACAAATTACAATCATGATATATAGTACATAGCACCATGCATGTGAAAATGGGCATGCCAGCGCATGCAGTTGCACATAAtatatgatgttaatttattgaTGGTCAACACAAAGTAAActgaaggaagaaattgaaCTTATAATGTTCATGTGacctgagagagagagagaaagaatgaTGGATGCTAATAAATGACAACCCCACACACAGCCAGGAGAGAGAAGGAATTAATGTGCATTTGTCCATGGTAAAGAACAAACCTGGTATTCTCTAACTCGAAATATTGGGCTCAGCATTGCACACTGAAGAGCACAACCACGAGCCACACACTCACTTGCATTTATTCTCCGGCTTGGCTCTCTCTTGAATAGAGAAGCTAGCATTCTAGTAATTGCTGGTATCCTAGACCCAGAACCAACAAGTTCAACCGAATGAATCTTTTCTACAGTCAGGCCAGAGTTAGCCAGCACCTTTCGACAGGGAACACTAATGCTTTCCACCAAACCTGATGACAGCCTTTCAAACTCCTCCCTCTTAATAAAACCTCTAACATCTTTTTCATCCATCAAGCACTCTATATTAAGTGGCGCCTCTGCATTTGCACTCAAGACCTTCTTCAATTTCTCACATGAAGCCCTCAACCTAATAGATGCCTTCATATTAGTACAAACATCAATGTCATCTTTCTCCTTGAACAGTGCTGCAAAATAACTGAAGAGAACCTCATCAAAGTCTCTCCCTCCCAGGTTCCTGTCAAATGCATGTGATAATATCTTCATTTGTCCACTCTCGAAAGATGCCAGACAGACCTGGGTGTCACAGTGACCAATATCAACAAATACAACATAAGTTGGGCCTGCATTGGAGATATCATTTTTGTAAATGCCATATCCCAGTGCAGTTGCAGTACAGTCATGCAACAACCGCAAAGGTCGCAGTCCAGCAATTGCAGCTGCATCCAAATAAGCACGTCTTTGCAAATCCGTGAAGTAACATGGAATACCAATAACACAATCAGAAATAGGCATCTCGAGACTCTTCTCTGCTATTTGTTTCAAATGAGAAAATAACATCCCCAAAATCTGAACTGGACTAAACTCATGAATCTCACCCAAGTACTGCACCTTAATCAAAATACCACCATCATGGCCCTCTACAATCTCAAAAGGAAACAATTTAAGATCATCTTGAACCTCAACTTCTTTAAACTTCCTCCCAATCAATCGCTTAACCTGAGAAACTGTCGATTTAGGATTCATAGTCAAAGAAGCAGCTCCCTCTGAACCCATAAATCTCTGCTTCTCAAAAAAAGACACCACAGCCGGTGTCTCACGATTTGATTCATCGTTCAACAAAACATCAATCCCACGTTCCTTCGCTACTGCAATCACACAATTCTCGTTCCCAAAATCAAATCCCACCACACTCATTTTCACCAAACCTCACAAACTTCacaccaaaataattaaaacactaAACCCACATTTCCTCAACTTCCttagttttaataaatcaaaaatccCTCAAATCCCATCtgaaaacaacaatcaaaatcacaacTTTTGCCACTCTGAAGCTTAATTTCTCTGCATTGAAGcataaaacaatcataaaaatcacAACTTTGCCCCTTTGAAGCTTAAATTCTCTGCACTAGAGTATAAAACAAGCTTAAAGATTACAGATTTTCCACCTTGAAGCTTAAATTCTCTGCATTTAAGCATAacccacataaaaaaatcaattcagattaaaaaaaaatcattaaattgaccattaaactctcgattaagaatttaaaaaatcgacaaaaacaataaaaactgtTATTTTCTACACGAAGCAACTAAAAATCACTGTTACATTATAGCATGCAAGTAATTTAAAAGAgagtttaaggaaaaaaataaaaaaatttctttcatcTTCCTACATTTTCTCAGTAACCAATCAGAAGATGAAAGAGATTGTACCTGGAATCGAAGGGATGAAACTGTAGAGAAATTGTAGAAGGgactgtttgtttgtttgggtTTTTAAAATAGCTCTGAAGATCGCTTCTTATGAAGTTACCAGGGAAAATCAGGAGCGACGTGTCATTTGTCGAATAACAAGTGACATTTCttcccctcttttctttcttgcctAATTTGGTACAATCCAGTATGCAAGAGGTTAGCGCTGAATTATAAAATATCTGATCTTGATCTttatactttttctttttttctcttttatttgcaAGGTCACACTCCTCAAAGTTATAAAAACCGGCGCAGCTAAAGACACGGGTCATGAATctcaatttaaattaacataaatcaatctaaaataagttattttaaggtttaaaaaataattaaaaaaataattttaaaaaaaattaaaaaacaaataaattagttGGCTGGTAAACTTGTCGGTTTGACCTAATCAACtctaaaccaaattgaaaaaaaacccaatctaaatcaaattttaaatctaCAAATCACTAGATTGATCcattttatctaaatttaataatatcaatactCTCATCTATCAACTAAGGTTTCATGCATTATCAACTTAAAACCTATATTTGGTGaggtattttaaattttcatgggAGTTTATTCTACAAGTTACCCATATAATAGTATAATAGAAATGAGGCATATGAATATGTCATCCCATCTAATAATTCATGTATATAGTATTACGGTGTAGAGttgttttcaataattaaaaatacattaaaatgatactattttagattttttttatttttgatatcaacacttcaaaatcatctaaaaacatataaaaaatattaatttgatattgttttcaagtaaaaaacaatttaaaatacactttaaaaaacaaaaaactactgcaaaaacaaacactcgaGAAATATGGGTTCTATTGTAACATCctcaaattataatatcatgaaatctcaaacatttctttactaatgttaagtattgaataatatgtttaagattatgggattttttttttgacaatttcgCCAGagtttcttctatttttgttggtaccaagttatcgacaacatttttattatatgtcattacaactttcattttgatccaatcatcctggatcataTCTCATTCATTAAACAATCTCTCGATActtatacttataaatatattcaagtctcataatatcaattaataagttaacataaaagtattattaaaacaatttgaaaagataatcaaattcatcactattgtgat
The DNA window shown above is from Populus trichocarpa isolate Nisqually-1 chromosome 4, P.trichocarpa_v4.1, whole genome shotgun sequence and carries:
- the LOC7458534 gene encoding heat shock 70 kDa protein 16, with protein sequence MSVVGFDFGNENCVIAVAKERGIDVLLNDESNRETPAVVSFFEKQRFMGSEGAASLTMNPKSTVSQVKRLIGRKFKEVEVQDDLKLFPFEIVEGHDGGILIKVQYLGEIHEFSPVQILGMLFSHLKQIAEKSLEMPISDCVIGIPCYFTDLQRRAYLDAAAIAGLRPLRLLHDCTATALGYGIYKNDISNAGPTYVVFVDIGHCDTQVCLASFESGQMKILSHAFDRNLGGRDFDEVLFSYFAALFKEKDDIDVCTNMKASIRLRASCEKLKKVLSANAEAPLNIECLMDEKDVRGFIKREEFERLSSGLVESISVPCRKVLANSGLTVEKIHSVELVGSGSRIPAITRMLASLFKREPSRRINASECVARGCALQCAMLSPIFRVREYQVQDSFPFSIGLSSDKVPICTLPNSTLFPKGQAFPSLKILALHRNNMFQMEAFYADPNELPFGIASQISSFMIGPFPVYQLEMVKVKVRVQLNLHGIVNIEAFMQIEDGAEVTNVTSENMVAKSDHSPSVEQNGAEVTNVAQSAPSSIPADEIRKGKIFKRLEIPVSEEVYGGMTKAELSEAEKIELQLAQQDLKMERIKDKKNALESYVYEMRDKIFSKYQSFATESERNEISINLEKTEEWLYEDEPDDESENIYNQKLEDLRKLVDPIEIRYKEDEAREKARKDLLSCIADYRMNAGSLTAGERDAVIDECNKAENWLQEKTQQQDSLPKNVDPVLWSCEIKRKAEGFDATCKYITKSLPRTDDSDHIDKPDDGELD